A part of Nonomuraea helvata genomic DNA contains:
- a CDS encoding PIN domain-containing protein produces the protein MTIDLWPDPPGHVRLPRADDEIIARAVAFQALAGRPVTLLTGDIGMSTRARMAGLQALRLDLPDATHKPKKPPRGTQHPVLQNVSSQDGAAGS, from the coding sequence ATTACGATCGACCTGTGGCCAGACCCGCCCGGCCACGTCCGTCTGCCCCGTGCTGATGATGAGATCATCGCCCGGGCGGTGGCGTTCCAGGCGCTCGCCGGTCGGCCGGTCACTCTTCTGACCGGCGACATCGGCATGTCCACTCGAGCGCGGATGGCTGGCCTCCAAGCGCTCAGGCTCGACCTGCCTGATGCGACCCACAAGCCGAAGAAGCCGCCGCGCGGCACCCAGCATCCGGTTCTGCAGAATGTGAGTTCTCAGGATGGGGCGGCCGGGTCTTAG